The Triticum aestivum cultivar Chinese Spring chromosome 5A, IWGSC CS RefSeq v2.1, whole genome shotgun sequence genomic sequence CATAAGAGGTGCACTGCAAGGGGGAAAAATTTGGTGAGGAGAAAACATTAACATTTTGAAGCATTGATTTCTTTTTGCCATGTTTTCTATGAATGCCACCTGGTGATGAAACTCTGTAACCAATCAAACATTTGTCAATGTTTGGCCGAATATATTTTTCcccagtttttttttcaaatttatttcccTCTTTTTACTGTTCACCCATGCTCTCGGGATCAGAACAACACTTTCGGGGAAAACTAGGGGAAGCTTCACGAAGAGtcacttaggctggtcatagtggggagtaacttagactagtgtcatatgcatgacactagtctaaggtggtgtttggttctctagtcctaggactttttctagtccctaggactttttgaaaaagactctcaaggaggtgcttctaaggacttttagcaaaaagttccaaaaaagtcccaccctgtttggtttgctagggactttttctagtctcaacacaaaaaagtccctggaactAAACACCCCCTAAGTTACTACCTTcgtaatgcaaagtaacataataatagtgtcatagatggctttatttattagcttgtagactcatcttgtcttgggaagcgctatgttacagtaacatattatgttactacctcacattaaatacttgccacataagtaaaaatttcttgaagtgcgctatgttactagctagctaagttactcccactatgactagccttactcACGTTGAGCAGTTGGAAAAAGATTGAGTGACTCGGTCAAAACTGGCTAGATGTATGTCAGAACATACCCAAAGCCCTTCTCAGGTAAATAGCTTCCCAATGGCAGCCACCTAATTTTTCACACCACAGTAAAGAGAAAAGgtcaaaaaacaagaaaaaataaaGCTTACGCGCTTTAATTTCTGTGACGACGATTATTTCACCATGTCGCCATCCCCTAATTGCCAAAACTAAATGCAGTGTTCACGGACAGTCATCTAGGAGTAGATGGACTAGCTACGCAGCGGATCTTGACGCAACGACGAGACGCCCCCTAGCTAGCAATGGTCGGGCTCGGTCTCGCGCGACATCTCCTCCAAGGACTTGCCCTTGGGCTCCGGGACGAGGAAGGTGAGCATGAACCCCATCAAGCTGCACCCAGCGAGCACGAGGAGGGAGCAGCGCACGCCGATGCCGGGCTTGTATCCATGGGCGGTCTTGGCCGGGTCGGGGCTCTGGGCGAGGTACAAGAACCCGAAGGACCCGATGATGGCGCCCACCTTCCCCGAGGCGGCCGATATCCCGTGGCACGTCGCGCGGAGCCTGGCGGGGTAGATCTCGGCGGGGACGATGAAGGTGGTGGCGTTGGGCCCGAAGTTGGCGAAGAAGAAGGTGAGCGCGTACATGACGACGAAGCCGGCCTGGTGGCCCTGGCCCGTCCAGTAGTCGTAGGGCACGGCGAGGCCGACCATGAAGGCGGTCATCATGAAGAAGCccatgagctggatcttgaagcgGCCGACGGAGTCGATGAAGGCGACGGTGAACCAGTAGCCCGGCACGGTGCCGCAGAGCGCGATCAGGATCTGGGCCCGCGCGATGTGGAACAGCTCGTCCAGCGCGCTCATCGTCGCCGCCGGCGGGATCCACCCGATGGCGCTGAAGATGTCCTTCTGGAACAGGTTCTGCGAGTAGTAGGCGATGTCCAGGAGGAGCCACGTCGACGCGGTGCCGACGAGGTGGAGCCCGTGCCGGCGCACGAACTCCCGGGAGAAGAGGccgaacgacggcggcggcgtgTGGGACTTGATGGAAATCACGGTCTCCAGATCGCCGGCCTGCTCCTTGGTGATCTCCACGTGGAGCACCTTGGACATGTCGGCCGCGGCGCGCTCGGCGTTCTTGGCGATGAGCGCCGTGTACCGCGCCGTCTCCGGCATCTTCATCCGCCAGTAGAAGGTGAGCGCGGCGGGGAGCGCGCCGAGCATGAGCACGATGCGCCACACGTAGTCCGCCTGCGCCGGGGTGGACGCCGCGGGGTCCGCCGCGTACGGAGGCGCCGGGAACAGGTCCCTGAACAGCGCCGTGATCCCGATAGCCACGCCGCCGCCGGCGAGGATGCCAAACCCTTGCATCGCGAAGACGGCGGCGATGAACGCCCCGCGCGTCCGCTTGTTGGCG encodes the following:
- the LOC123108331 gene encoding probable inorganic phosphate transporter 1-7, whose product is MAGDQVHVLSALDGAKTQWYHFTAIIVAGMGFFTDAYDLFCISLVTKLIGRIYYTVPGLPRPGSLPPTVSAVVNGVAFVGTLSGQLFFGWLGDKVGRKSVYGMTLMLMILCSVASGLSFGNTPTSVMATLCFFRFWLGFGIGGDYPLSATIMSEYANKRTRGAFIAAVFAMQGFGILAGGGVAIGITALFRDLFPAPPYAADPAASTPAQADYVWRIVLMLGALPAALTFYWRMKMPETARYTALIAKNAERAAADMSKVLHVEITKEQAGDLETVISIKSHTPPPSFGLFSREFVRRHGLHLVGTASTWLLLDIAYYSQNLFQKDIFSAIGWIPPAATMSALDELFHIARAQILIALCGTVPGYWFTVAFIDSVGRFKIQLMGFFMMTAFMVGLAVPYDYWTGQGHQAGFVVMYALTFFFANFGPNATTFIVPAEIYPARLRATCHGISAASGKVGAIIGSFGFLYLAQSPDPAKTAHGYKPGIGVRCSLLVLAGCSLMGFMLTFLVPEPKGKSLEEMSRETEPDHC